The Pirellulales bacterium genome includes a window with the following:
- a CDS encoding sigma-54 dependent transcriptional regulator — translation MENIDLLIVDDDSEYRSTVARRFSRRGYRIQEAADGETALELAGRRQFHVAVVDLVMPGLSGLELMQKLKAGTPDCEIVMLTGQGTIATAVEAMKRGAHDFLTKPFPLAELEVVVQKAFEQRQLRKENQQLKAVLERSQPSSEILGRSTAIKEVLRLIDRAGPTDKAILIQGESGTGKELVARGLHRASKRADKPLVVINCAALPETLLESELFGHEKGSFTGAVSAKQGLFELADGGTLMIDEIGEMPGSLQAKLLRVLEDGSFRRVGSLKECRVDVRLLAATNRDMAAEVRAGRFREDLFYRINVMSMELPPLRQRAGDVPLLVAKFLGPGWEIEPEAMQALEAYAWPGNIRQLINVIERAKILAEGTMVRWQDLPSEVRSPTHEPHAMNGQSDKLEEIERTHVVDVLEREKGNKARAARALGINRRSLYRLLEKYGIA, via the coding sequence ATGGAAAACATCGACTTGTTGATTGTCGACGACGACTCGGAATATCGCTCGACCGTGGCGCGCCGCTTTTCCCGCCGCGGCTATCGGATTCAAGAAGCCGCCGACGGAGAGACCGCGCTGGAACTGGCCGGCCGACGGCAGTTCCATGTGGCCGTGGTCGATCTGGTGATGCCGGGCCTGTCGGGCCTGGAGCTGATGCAGAAGCTCAAGGCCGGCACGCCCGACTGCGAAATCGTGATGCTCACCGGGCAGGGCACGATTGCCACCGCCGTCGAGGCCATGAAGCGCGGCGCCCACGACTTTCTCACCAAGCCCTTTCCGCTGGCCGAGCTGGAAGTCGTCGTGCAGAAGGCCTTCGAGCAGCGACAGTTGCGAAAGGAGAACCAGCAGCTTAAGGCGGTGCTCGAACGCAGCCAGCCCTCGTCGGAAATCCTCGGCCGTTCGACGGCCATCAAAGAAGTGCTGCGGCTCATCGACCGGGCCGGGCCGACCGACAAGGCCATCCTCATTCAAGGCGAAAGCGGCACCGGCAAAGAGCTGGTCGCACGGGGACTGCACCGCGCCAGCAAGCGGGCCGACAAGCCGCTGGTGGTCATCAACTGTGCGGCCCTGCCCGAAACATTGCTGGAGAGCGAGTTGTTCGGCCACGAGAAAGGCTCGTTCACGGGAGCCGTGAGCGCCAAGCAGGGGCTGTTCGAGCTGGCCGACGGCGGCACGCTGATGATCGACGAAATCGGCGAGATGCCCGGCTCGCTGCAAGCCAAGCTGCTGCGGGTGCTGGAAGACGGTTCGTTCCGGCGGGTCGGCTCGCTGAAGGAGTGCCGCGTGGATGTGCGGCTGCTGGCGGCCACCAACCGCGACATGGCCGCGGAAGTGCGGGCCGGACGGTTCCGAGAGGACCTCTTCTATCGCATCAACGTGATGTCGATGGAGCTGCCGCCGTTGCGGCAGCGGGCCGGCGACGTGCCGCTGTTGGTCGCGAAGTTTCTGGGGCCGGGCTGGGAAATCGAGCCGGAAGCGATGCAGGCCCTGGAGGCTTACGCCTGGCCGGGCAACATCCGCCAGCTCATCAACGTCATCGAGCGGGCCAAGATTCTCGCCGAAGGGACGATGGTCCGCTGGCAAGACCTCCCCTCCGAGGTCCGCTCCCCGACGCACGAGCCGCACGCCATGAACGGGCAGAGCGACAAGCTGGAAGAGATCGAGCGGACGCACGTGGTCGACGTGCTGGAACGCGAGAAAGGGAACAAAGCACGCGCGGCGCGGGCCCTGGGCATCAACCGCCGCAGTCTCTACCGGCTGCTGGAAAAGTACGGGATTGCGTAG
- a CDS encoding sigma-70 family RNA polymerase sigma factor — MQTHDAAVESVVEVRRQIAAGRGGSADARGRLFERCRQYLLLVAERELDPGLRGKIGASDLVQQAFLDAERGFEQFRGESEEELLAWLNRILQNHAGQEVRHFRLAAKRDVRRERAPSVSAAGGFELSIASDIETPSRELQAAEEAELLSRAVSALPGHYQDVIQLRNTERKSFEEIGELMGRSPEAARKLWVRAIEQLRTALDDGQSGPQSEQR, encoded by the coding sequence ATGCAGACCCACGATGCGGCAGTTGAGTCGGTAGTGGAGGTGCGCCGTCAGATCGCGGCCGGACGCGGCGGTTCGGCCGACGCCCGAGGAAGGCTCTTCGAGCGTTGCCGCCAATACCTGTTGCTCGTGGCCGAACGCGAGCTCGATCCGGGCCTGCGCGGCAAGATCGGCGCGTCGGACCTGGTGCAGCAGGCGTTTCTCGACGCCGAACGAGGTTTCGAGCAGTTTCGCGGAGAAAGCGAAGAGGAGCTGCTCGCCTGGCTCAACCGTATCCTGCAAAACCACGCCGGCCAGGAAGTGCGGCATTTCCGCCTTGCCGCCAAACGCGACGTGCGCCGCGAACGGGCGCCGTCGGTCTCCGCGGCCGGCGGCTTTGAGTTGAGCATCGCCAGCGACATCGAAACCCCCAGCCGCGAGTTGCAGGCGGCTGAGGAGGCGGAGTTGTTGTCGCGGGCGGTGTCGGCCTTGCCCGGCCACTACCAAGACGTCATCCAGTTGCGCAACACCGAGCGCAAATCGTTCGAAGAGATCGGCGAATTGATGGGCCGTTCGCCCGAAGCGGCGCGAAAGCTCTGGGTGCGGGCCATCGAGCAGTTGCGGACCGCGCTCGACGACGGGCAGTCAGGACCGCAGTCAGAACAACGATGA
- a CDS encoding Uma2 family endonuclease, which produces MATVPSPPRSLGAEAEIEYPTGDGRPVGETPIHRDNLLIGVKTLQRYFANEPLVYVSGNMFVYYEKGNPRKHVSPDVFVAVGVPKDKPRDAYFVWEEGHGLDFVVELTSKSTRDEDLDEKMAIYQDKIVVPEYFLFDPKDEYLGPPLQGYRLREGKYARIETVEGRLPSEVVGLHLERDGEWLRFYNPATRRRLPTPDELLLEEQAKRKRAEAQRKRAEAQRKRAEAQHKRAEAQRKRAEAERNRLVAELEVSGNELERLRKELEEWRRHFGEPLGGGSSANK; this is translated from the coding sequence ATGGCAACGGTCCCTTCACCACCGCGTTCGCTCGGGGCCGAGGCGGAAATCGAATACCCCACCGGAGACGGCCGGCCCGTGGGTGAAACACCCATCCATCGCGATAATCTCTTGATCGGGGTCAAGACGCTCCAGCGGTATTTCGCCAACGAGCCGCTGGTGTATGTGTCGGGCAACATGTTCGTCTATTACGAGAAAGGCAATCCGCGCAAGCATGTTTCGCCTGACGTCTTCGTCGCCGTCGGCGTGCCTAAAGACAAGCCCCGCGATGCGTACTTTGTCTGGGAGGAAGGTCATGGGCTGGACTTCGTGGTCGAGCTGACCAGCAAATCGACACGAGACGAAGACCTCGACGAGAAGATGGCGATCTATCAGGACAAGATCGTCGTGCCCGAATATTTTCTGTTCGATCCCAAGGACGAGTATCTCGGTCCGCCGTTACAAGGCTATCGTCTGCGCGAGGGGAAGTATGCTCGCATCGAAACGGTCGAGGGGCGATTGCCCAGCGAAGTCGTCGGTTTGCACCTGGAGCGCGACGGCGAGTGGTTGCGGTTTTACAATCCTGCCACCCGCCGCCGGCTGCCGACCCCGGACGAGCTCCTGCTTGAGGAACAAGCGAAGCGCAAGCGGGCCGAGGCGCAGCGCAAGCGGGCCGAGGCGCAGCGCAAGCGGGCCGAGGCGCAGCACAAGCGGGCCGAGGCGCAGCGCAAGCGGGCCGAGGCGGAACGCAATCGCCTCGTGGCTGAATTGGAGGTATCCGGCAACGAATTGGAGCGATTGCGGAAGGAACTCGAGGAATGGCGGCGACATTTTGGCGAGCCGTTGGGCGGCGGCTCGTCTGCCAACAAGTAG
- a CDS encoding serine/threonine-protein kinase: MGQPNNQQPDGASASPDQEALWESLLIAYDEALARGDDPALDEGLVPPDLQPRLRALGACVSLLARTRQAAASLPAASLPAATLPEARGSRETPLKAQIGRFELLRELGRGGQGVVFLAVDPRLRRLVALKMPRPEVLTTPERHRRFLREGRAASALAHPNLVPIFEVGDDGPFVYIAAAYCEGPALAKWLKEHPLAVAFHEAAALVALLADAMAHAHARGIIHRDIKLSNVLLAPAEPGSLGAVELRGQPVVPCLTDFGLARLTDDDGEQTRTGVLLGTPSYMAPEQAAGRAVDVGPATDVYALGAVLYELLVGRPPFRGANDLETLRLVGEAELVTPSALRPHLPRDWRPSA, encoded by the coding sequence ATGGGCCAGCCGAACAACCAGCAGCCAGACGGGGCCTCGGCCTCGCCCGACCAGGAAGCTCTTTGGGAATCGCTGTTGATCGCCTATGACGAGGCGCTGGCGCGCGGCGACGATCCGGCGCTCGACGAGGGCCTCGTTCCGCCCGATTTGCAACCGCGGCTGCGCGCCTTGGGCGCATGCGTGTCGTTGCTCGCGCGGACCCGTCAAGCGGCCGCCAGTTTGCCGGCCGCCAGTTTGCCGGCCGCCACCTTGCCGGAGGCGCGCGGATCGCGAGAGACGCCGCTGAAAGCCCAGATCGGACGGTTCGAGCTGCTGCGCGAGCTCGGTCGCGGCGGGCAAGGCGTCGTGTTTCTGGCCGTCGACCCGCGATTGCGCCGCCTGGTGGCCCTCAAGATGCCCAGGCCCGAGGTGCTGACCACGCCCGAACGGCACCGACGCTTCTTGCGCGAGGGACGAGCGGCCAGCGCCCTGGCCCATCCGAACCTGGTACCGATCTTCGAGGTGGGCGACGATGGGCCGTTCGTCTATATCGCGGCCGCCTATTGCGAAGGGCCCGCGTTGGCCAAGTGGCTCAAGGAACATCCTCTGGCGGTTGCCTTCCACGAAGCCGCCGCCCTGGTTGCCTTGTTGGCCGATGCCATGGCTCACGCTCATGCGCGCGGCATCATCCACCGCGACATCAAGCTCTCGAACGTCTTGCTGGCGCCCGCCGAGCCCGGTTCGCTCGGCGCCGTCGAGCTGCGCGGCCAGCCGGTGGTCCCCTGCCTCACCGATTTCGGCCTGGCCCGGCTGACGGACGACGATGGCGAGCAAACGCGCACCGGCGTGCTGCTGGGCACGCCGTCGTATATGGCCCCCGAACAGGCCGCCGGACGCGCGGTCGACGTCGGGCCGGCGACCGACGTCTACGCCCTGGGCGCCGTGCTCTACGAGTTGCTCGTCGGGCGGCCTCCCTTTCGCGGCGCCAACGATCTGGAAACCTTGCGATTGGTGGGCGAAGCCGAGTTGGTCACTCCATCCGCCTTGCGTCCCCATCTCCCTCGCGACTGGAGGCCATCTGCTTAA
- a CDS encoding WD40 repeat domain-containing protein translates to MRSALLAAMLVLLAVVGSGGRWYSLRLAETLETSRQAARRRDELRYDAVVRSAWQAYDNDHAAEAQAILAAAGVGRAFQPDGRQAGKPDLRGFAWRLLSELVKSVEPITFTGHTGDVYYVAFSPDGRLLATASQDHTVRLWDASTGKLRATLKGHTDEVNAVAWSPDGKRVASASDDGTVRLWNPLSARAVEPLLRVGQPFQPDARQTEEAALVERFEHGIVSLAFSPDGAYLVSGDGRGRVVFIETADWQSAKTMETEGGRIEGLALNRDGTMLATASHKRGVQLWDLATGAAPRTS, encoded by the coding sequence GTGCGCAGCGCACTGCTGGCGGCGATGCTCGTGTTGCTGGCCGTGGTCGGCTCCGGCGGCCGCTGGTATTCACTCCGCCTGGCCGAGACGCTGGAAACCTCGCGGCAAGCGGCCCGGCGCCGCGACGAGCTGCGCTACGACGCCGTCGTGCGCTCGGCCTGGCAGGCGTACGACAACGATCACGCGGCCGAGGCCCAGGCGATTCTCGCCGCCGCGGGTGTAGGTCGGGCTTTCCAGCCTGACGGGCGTCAGGCTGGAAAGCCTGACCTACGCGGCTTCGCCTGGCGTTTGCTGTCGGAGCTTGTTAAAAGCGTCGAACCGATCACCTTCACCGGGCATACAGGCGACGTCTATTATGTCGCTTTTTCGCCCGATGGCCGCCTGCTCGCCACAGCCAGCCAAGACCATACCGTGCGTCTTTGGGACGCTTCCACGGGCAAGCTGCGGGCCACGCTTAAGGGCCACACCGACGAGGTGAACGCCGTGGCCTGGTCGCCGGATGGCAAACGCGTGGCCTCGGCTTCCGACGACGGCACGGTGCGCCTCTGGAACCCGCTTTCCGCCCGCGCCGTCGAGCCGCTGCTGCGCGTCGGTCAGCCGTTCCAGCCTGACGCGCGTCAGACGGAAGAGGCCGCCCTTGTGGAGCGATTCGAGCACGGGATCGTATCGCTGGCGTTTTCGCCTGACGGCGCCTATCTGGTGTCGGGCGACGGCCGCGGGCGCGTCGTTTTCATCGAAACGGCCGATTGGCAATCGGCAAAGACGATGGAAACCGAGGGCGGGCGCATCGAGGGCCTGGCCCTCAACCGCGATGGAACAATGTTGGCGACGGCAAGTCATAAGCGGGGCGTGCAGCTCTGGGACTTGGCCACCGGCGCGGCACCCAGGACCTCGC
- a CDS encoding MgtC/SapB family protein encodes MPLELAWHEVAIRLALTVFAGGCIGLNRGEHGQPAGLRTTILVCVAAAVSMIQANLLLATAGKTPDSFIVLDLMRLPLGVLSGMGFIGAGAILRRDNLVMGVTTAATLWYVTLMGLCFGGGQLGLGLSMLAAGMLVLSGLKSIERRLKQDRHAVLRLTVLPDGPGEDDLRRMLHEAGVRVHSCAFHSSTKLQHRRLRCEVRWRSSGDAIETPPVVARLAQLEGVVRLDWRP; translated from the coding sequence ATGCCCCTCGAACTGGCCTGGCACGAAGTGGCCATCCGACTTGCCTTGACCGTCTTTGCCGGCGGTTGCATCGGACTGAATCGAGGAGAGCACGGCCAACCTGCCGGCCTGCGGACCACCATTCTCGTCTGCGTCGCCGCCGCCGTCTCCATGATCCAGGCCAACCTGCTCCTGGCGACGGCCGGCAAAACGCCCGATTCGTTCATCGTGCTCGATTTGATGCGTTTGCCGCTGGGTGTGCTTTCAGGCATGGGCTTCATCGGCGCCGGCGCCATCTTGCGACGCGACAACCTGGTGATGGGCGTCACCACCGCCGCCACGCTGTGGTACGTAACGCTGATGGGCCTCTGTTTCGGGGGCGGGCAACTGGGCCTGGGCCTGTCGATGCTCGCGGCGGGCATGCTCGTGCTGTCGGGCCTGAAATCGATCGAGCGTCGTCTGAAGCAAGATCGCCACGCGGTTTTGCGGCTGACGGTCTTGCCCGACGGCCCCGGCGAAGACGACCTGCGCCGCATGCTGCATGAGGCGGGCGTCCGCGTCCATTCGTGCGCCTTTCACTCGAGCACCAAGCTTCAACATCGCAGGCTGCGGTGCGAGGTGCGGTGGCGGTCGTCCGGAGACGCCATCGAGACGCCGCCGGTTGTCGCACGCCTGGCCCAACTCGAAGGCGTCGTCCGGCTCGACTGGCGGCCGTAG
- a CDS encoding CBS domain-containing protein: MNSAIERLLTLRVSDVMSRNVVSVAANKSMAEAATVLTQQFISGAPVVGDHNQCVGILSAIDFVRCIANSSGGPPTPAAANGHACQIPATDLVASHMSALVQTVAVDQPLTAAARLMCQNHIHRLIALDDQGRPAGVLTSLDIVAALISAIEE, from the coding sequence ATGAACAGTGCCATCGAGCGATTATTGACGTTGCGCGTGTCGGATGTCATGTCGCGCAACGTGGTCAGCGTCGCCGCGAACAAAAGCATGGCGGAAGCCGCCACGGTGCTCACGCAACAGTTTATCTCCGGCGCGCCGGTCGTCGGCGACCACAACCAGTGCGTGGGGATTCTGAGCGCCATCGACTTCGTGCGCTGTATCGCCAACTCAAGCGGCGGTCCTCCGACACCTGCCGCCGCCAACGGCCATGCGTGCCAGATTCCGGCGACCGATTTGGTCGCTTCGCACATGTCGGCGTTGGTGCAAACCGTCGCGGTCGACCAGCCGTTGACCGCGGCCGCACGACTGATGTGCCAGAACCACATTCACCGGCTGATTGCCCTCGACGACCAGGGCCGCCCGGCCGGCGTCTTGACCTCGCTCGATATCGTGGCGGCCTTGATCAGCGCCATCGAAGAATGA
- the thyX gene encoding FAD-dependent thymidylate synthase, whose translation MSDIAADLRWKKFPVLDDGFVCLVDVMGNDQAVVQAARVSYGEGTRQVSDDRSLIRYLLRHRHTTPFEMAEVKFLVRVPMDAWRQWIRHRTANVNEYSTRYSLAIDAAQRTDPAAWRTQATQNRQGSGDMLPADLGADLSQAEAELLEQAREVYQRRIESGVAREQARKDLPLSTYTEAYWKIDLHNLLHFLALRMDSHAQWEIRQYARTMGEEIVRPLFPLVWEAFVDYRIAGMHLTRLDRELIQRLTAHLAAAGRARATLDDFLAVQPPEWSEMKRCRERDECREKLQQLGLLVEADA comes from the coding sequence ATGTCTGACATCGCCGCCGATCTCCGCTGGAAAAAATTCCCCGTCTTGGACGACGGGTTCGTGTGCCTCGTCGACGTGATGGGCAACGACCAGGCCGTGGTGCAAGCGGCCCGCGTCAGCTACGGCGAAGGCACGCGGCAAGTCTCCGACGATCGCTCCCTGATTCGCTATTTGCTGCGGCACCGGCACACGACGCCGTTCGAAATGGCGGAGGTCAAATTCCTGGTGCGCGTGCCGATGGATGCCTGGCGGCAATGGATTCGGCACCGCACGGCGAACGTGAACGAGTACAGCACGCGCTATTCGTTGGCGATCGACGCGGCCCAACGCACCGACCCCGCCGCCTGGCGCACGCAGGCCACGCAAAACCGCCAGGGGAGCGGCGACATGTTGCCCGCCGATCTCGGCGCCGACCTCTCGCAGGCCGAGGCGGAGCTGCTCGAACAGGCGCGAGAGGTGTACCAGCGGCGGATCGAGTCGGGCGTGGCCCGCGAGCAGGCCCGCAAAGACCTGCCCCTCTCCACCTACACCGAGGCCTATTGGAAGATCGACCTTCACAACTTGCTCCATTTTCTGGCGCTGCGGATGGACAGCCATGCGCAGTGGGAGATTCGCCAATACGCCCGCACGATGGGCGAAGAAATCGTGCGGCCGCTTTTTCCGCTGGTCTGGGAGGCGTTCGTCGACTACCGCATCGCGGGGATGCACTTGACGCGTCTCGACCGCGAGCTGATCCAGCGGCTGACGGCCCACTTGGCGGCGGCCGGCCGGGCACGGGCCACGCTCGACGACTTTCTGGCGGTGCAGCCGCCCGAATGGTCCGAGATGAAGCGCTGCCGCGAGCGCGACGAGTGCCGCGAAAAGCTGCAGCAGCTCGGACTGTTGGTCGAGGCGGACGCCTGA